One genomic segment of Hymenobacter psoromatis includes these proteins:
- a CDS encoding VanZ family protein, with amino-acid sequence MLKNLFFYGLLLLGAGLVLYLSWLPMPKMGLVWFIPSGVAHWADENRNDTIRTAVPLVGLGWLMGGWLALQNRPWRHWLMAFAGLAGLVVLAEVGQLFLASRSFDLDDIGWGIVGALLGLGTVAALRQLYLVVKR; translated from the coding sequence ATGCTAAAAAACCTTTTTTTCTACGGCCTGCTGCTGCTGGGGGCGGGCCTCGTGCTGTACCTGAGCTGGCTGCCGATGCCCAAAATGGGCCTCGTATGGTTTATTCCGAGCGGCGTGGCCCACTGGGCCGACGAAAACCGCAACGATACTATTCGCACGGCGGTGCCGCTGGTGGGGCTGGGTTGGCTGATGGGCGGCTGGCTGGCGCTCCAAAACCGGCCGTGGCGGCACTGGCTGATGGCCTTCGCCGGGCTGGCCGGGCTGGTGGTGCTGGCCGAGGTAGGCCAGCTTTTCCTGGCCAGCCGCTCGTTCGACCTCGACGATATTGGCTGGGGTATAGTCGGCGCGCTGCTGGGCCTGGGCACAGTGGCCGCCCTGCGGCAATTATACCTGGTTGTGAAGCGGTAG
- a CDS encoding glycosyltransferase family 39 protein, whose translation MLTNEQTTPTRRTWWGWLALAAGLLGAGLRLWQWQRGTSFFLDELAVLHNLASRPAAQLLGQPLADAQVAPPLFLLAEKACLTLLGRSELALRLPALLAALVALPLLWAVARRMLAAPLVPLALLTFAVGFTFIYYGTQVKQYAGDVAAALLVQWLALRLREARPPTSRFGVGAALAGLVVPFYSQAAVLVLAGCGAALVLLAALDAGRPRLRATAGVVAGWAVGCGLSLLLGEATLTPPTRAFMHFFWHDGLLQLSPRLPLVFAGELAERWANGLGWPHPAGIWVALTLFGAGCLWWRQREAALLLLAPWLVALLASVLQQFPLRARLMDFLVPSLILFLFAGWQALAGWVARRSRPLGRGLLALGVVPILASLGHHDLPPYCAEDTKGLYAQLARARRPGEAMYAYYGAGQSLRWYGPQLGLGPATYRLGHCYRQQPDAARQYLREVDAFRGRRMWVVLVHFNPPDAQALTRYLDSIGRRGPRLLARSQGPPVILDYPVAYAQLYDLTDARRAARFAAATFPLPPTPPTQADEACWSCYGPQVLPASQLPGATLCP comes from the coding sequence ATGCTTACTAATGAGCAAACTACCCCCACCCGCCGCACGTGGTGGGGCTGGCTGGCACTGGCCGCCGGGCTGCTGGGCGCTGGGCTGCGCCTGTGGCAGTGGCAGCGGGGCACCAGCTTTTTTTTGGATGAGCTGGCCGTGCTGCATAACCTGGCCAGCCGCCCGGCCGCCCAGCTCCTTGGCCAGCCCCTGGCCGATGCGCAGGTAGCCCCGCCCCTGTTTTTACTGGCCGAAAAAGCCTGCCTGACGCTGCTGGGCCGCTCGGAGCTGGCCCTGCGGCTGCCCGCGCTGCTGGCGGCCCTGGTGGCGCTGCCGCTGCTGTGGGCGGTGGCGCGGCGGATGCTGGCCGCGCCGCTGGTGCCGCTGGCGCTGCTCACGTTCGCGGTCGGCTTCACCTTTATTTATTACGGCACGCAGGTGAAGCAATACGCCGGCGACGTGGCCGCCGCCTTGCTGGTGCAGTGGCTGGCGCTGCGGCTGCGCGAGGCGCGGCCCCCTACCTCCCGCTTTGGGGTGGGCGCGGCGCTGGCGGGGCTGGTTGTGCCGTTTTACTCGCAGGCCGCGGTGCTGGTGCTGGCGGGCTGCGGCGCGGCGCTGGTGCTGCTGGCGGCGCTCGATGCGGGCCGGCCCCGGCTGCGGGCCACGGCGGGGGTAGTGGCCGGCTGGGCCGTGGGCTGCGGCCTGAGCCTGCTGCTGGGCGAGGCCACGCTCACGCCCCCGACCCGCGCCTTCATGCACTTTTTCTGGCACGATGGCCTGCTGCAGCTTTCGCCCCGCCTACCCCTAGTTTTTGCCGGCGAGCTGGCCGAGCGCTGGGCCAACGGCCTGGGCTGGCCCCACCCGGCGGGTATCTGGGTAGCGCTCACGCTGTTCGGGGCCGGGTGCCTGTGGTGGCGGCAGCGCGAGGCGGCCCTGCTGCTGCTGGCCCCGTGGCTGGTGGCACTGCTAGCTTCGGTACTGCAGCAATTCCCGCTGCGCGCCCGGCTCATGGATTTTCTGGTGCCCAGCCTGATTCTGTTTCTCTTCGCGGGCTGGCAAGCGCTGGCCGGGTGGGTGGCCCGCCGGAGCCGGCCGCTGGGCCGGGGCCTGCTGGCGCTCGGGGTGGTGCCCATCCTCGCCAGCCTCGGGCACCACGACCTGCCACCCTACTGTGCCGAGGATACCAAGGGCTTGTACGCGCAGCTGGCGCGCGCGCGCCGGCCCGGCGAGGCCATGTATGCCTACTACGGGGCCGGGCAGTCGCTACGCTGGTACGGGCCGCAGCTGGGCCTGGGGCCGGCCACCTACCGCCTGGGCCACTGCTACCGCCAGCAGCCCGATGCCGCGCGCCAGTACCTGCGGGAAGTAGATGCCTTCCGGGGCCGCCGGATGTGGGTAGTGCTGGTGCATTTCAATCCCCCCGACGCCCAGGCCCTGACCCGGTACCTGGACAGCATCGGGCGGCGCGGGCCCCGGCTGCTGGCCCGTAGCCAGGGGCCGCCCGTTATTCTGGACTATCCCGTGGCCTACGCCCAGCTCTACGACCTCACCGATGCCCGCCGGGCGGCCCGTTTCGCAGCGGCCACGTTTCCGCTGCCCCCTACCCCCCCTACCCAAGCCGATGAGGCGTGCTGGAGCTGCTACGGGCCGCAGGTGCTGCCGGCCAGCCAGCTTCCAGGCGCTACGCTTTGCCCATAA